aataatagctaatatttaatgGTTTGCCATGTGCCAGGTGTCTTGCTAACCGGTTTATGTGCATTAAGTATTAACCCTCATAAACATATACGGCATGTTTTATCACCACccacattttacagaagaagaaactgaggcacagaaaggttaagtaacttgcctagggTCACCCAGCAAAAAAGAAGCGAAGCCAGGATCTGACCCAAGCAGCCTAGTCTGGAGTTGAGCCCCTAACTCCACTCCAGGTACCTCTCTGTCCCAGCATTGTCCTCACACAAGAGTGCCCTCATCTCAGGATGTGTCTCTATAACTGATTCTCCCTCAGCTGCAGCGCTTTTCTCGGAGCCTCAGGCTCAGAAGAGCTCCAGTTGGAAGACACAGACGGCTGAGACCAGATCGGATTAAGGGATTACTTGTTTCGTCAGAAATGCACGTGCCCCCACCTCGTCTCAGGCCCCTGTcgcccctgcccccactccctctGGGCCCGAATGTAAAAGTGGAGCGGGGGTCTAGGTTGGAGATGGGGTGGCTCTGGGGGCAGCCTAGAGGGCGCCGCCCGGCCCTTACCTCGTCTGGAAAAATAGGGGAGGAGCTCGGGGTCTGAGACTGCCCTAAGGGTGGGCCGGGAGGCtcttggggagtggggagggccgTTGGAGCCAGGAAGGGATGCCACTCACTTCTCTTCCACCAGTTGCTTCTGATACTCCTCATACTCCTCTCGGCTCATGCCCTGCGCCTCGGCGGCCGACTTGTCCCCGTCCCCCTTGTCCTCGCCGCCCCCCAGGCTCCCAGTGAGGTTCTTCAGCTGGCCGCCCACCATGGTCTTCACCATGAACGCCATGGTCTTCGCTGACCTGGGCACCGGGCGCCGGTTACCACGCGGCAGGCACCCAGGCACGTCCGCTCCTACTTCAGCACTAGGTCTCAGGGACAGCTCCCGCCGCAGGCAGGAGCCCCACGCTCTGCACCGCCCACCGCCCGCCCCTGCCCGGGCCCGCCTCCATAGCCCCAAACCCCTCCTCACAGGGGGCGGGGGGCATGCACGGGGCTGAGCAGACTGGACCACGTGCCCGCTCCTCACTCCCGCCTCCCCAACGTGCCTCCTTGCATGCCAAGCTCCGCTGGGCACTGCTGACAACGGATTGGGGCTGCCGTTAAGAGGGGGGAGGGTCGCTCCCCAGGGGAATGAGTTGTGCCTTTATGCACCCCAGAACCCTGCTCCCCCTACTTCCGTCTCCCCCAAATGGCTGATAACCAGGATTTCAGCTGGGAGGTGCGAGTAGCCCTGGGCTCTACCCCAACCTTCTTTCCAACCCGCCGCCCCAGCAGCTGCCCAAAGAGCTTGACgctgagaaagggagggagaccAGAGAGTGGGGAATCCCAATGATGGCTCCATGGGTTGCCTTTCAGAGTTCTCTGTCACGTGCCTGCCCTGCTGACCCCTGGAGCTACAGGGAGTAGGGAGAGagttgttcatggtgatgctggCTGGGCTGGACCAGGAAGGGCACGGAGGCACCCTTCCTTGTTCTGGGTGAATTTGGGGACAGAATTATACACAGCTGTGACGCCATCTCCCACCATAGTCCCGAGTTCAGGCCTATGGGGTATCTGGTTTTTTGGCAGTCAAGCCAGCCCTGGGCCTCCTTGCCTGCTTGGAGCCCACTCCCAGTGACCATCTGGAAGAAGTTGAAGCCTTCAGAGATTAAGGTGATGCTGGAAGGTAAATGAGCATATCAAAGCATGGGGAGAGGGAAATTGCCTTTAATAAGTGTGGATGTCCCCAAAGCTAAGGTGTGGGTAGGAGCTGGGCACCCAGGGGCAGAAGACACCGGCCAAGCCCTCTACCCCCAGGTACATGTTGACTTCCTAGTGATGAGAAGTGGACATTTCATCAGGGCTTCGAAGTAGGTCATGCCTGTATGCTGGGGGAGAAGGGCTGCCTCCGCAGAGCCCCCAGGGCCCTAGGGATTTGTGGTGTAGAACTCAGAGGAAGGCTGCATGTGGACAAATAGTCCTGAAGGCCCATGTCCAGCTTCTGCTTGCTGCCAGGGAGAGAAGAAGGTCATTTGGGCTTCTCCCTTCTGGGTTCCTGAGaccaggctctttatatttactGCACCCACCGCCCTACACTCACTGGACCACAGCATCCCCTGCTCTGAGAACTTCTATGGCACCCTTGGTCTGCTCCTTCAGTACCACACTTTCTTCCTGGCATTCAAATTCTGTCCAGGTGGCTCCAGCCTTATGACTACCATTGCACTCCTATGTAACATAAGCCTGTCATCATTTCCACCCTCATACCTTTGCTGTTCTGCGCACCTGCAGGCCATCTCCTCTCCCACTCTGCTTTTAAAACGCAGCATATTTCACTCCTCCTCCAGGACCATCACAGCCCACACTGATTCCTTTTGTCTTGAAATACCACCGACAAGGACTGCCCCATTTCTGAGCTCCTTAGCACATCTTGCATCTCTAAAGTCTTACTTGTTTACAAACATTCATCAAGCAGAAACTGTGACATGCCGCCAAACTTTTAAATTCTCTTTGCCCAGTTTCACAAATATTTTGCTCTAGCAGTACTGAACTTGCCActttttctccaaaatatatatataatatatatatatatattttttttttcatgcttccACATCTTTTCTCATGATGTTTCCTCTACATCAATGCTTTTACTTATCTTGTTGGGCTTGAAACACTCCTAGTTGCCTTGATGATCCATATCAAATATCCCTTCCAGGTGATTCCCTGATCTCCCCAAGCTGGCTCTAGTGCTTTTTCCAGCACTTTTTAGGCCCCTGAGCTTCCTGCTGTCATGGCACTGATCACAAAGGACGTGACTGTTAGTTACTTGTCAGTTTATCACATTAGAGAGTGAATTCTGTGAGGAGAGGACTCAGATGGGACCAGCAGCTGAGCAGGTAGTCAGCATCTCTATGGAAAAAATGGGCCCTAACTTGGGCACTGCTTCTTGCCAGCTGGTGGGCCATGTGGATCTCCCCACTGGAACCTTAGTATCCCCTCTCTCAAACTGAATCTCTATGGTCCAGACCCAAGAGATGCCAGGTAGGTGTGGGAAGTCCTGCACATGGGAACGCCCACCTGAAGTGTACATAGCAGAAGAAGCCTACAGTCTGGATGAGGAGGAAGAACAGGAAGATGCCAGGCTGCAGGCACGAGGAAACCCTTGGGGACCTGCCAGGTGAGTGAGGGTCCTTGGCTGCTGCTCTCTGAAAAGAGATGTTCTAAGATCTTAGATCAGCTTCTTACtcagaaggagggaggggacctAGAATCTGGACCACTGTGGGGCTTTGTTTCCCTCTCTCAGTGTTGGGGTACCTTGGCTTTCATCCAAGGAACTTGGAGAGGGGGCAGGGTACAAagctgcctccccaccccagctcctaTGTCCCTATTTGTGGGAACAGCCAggagggcctggggcctgggaTTTTCAGGGTGCTGAAGGCTCTAGAGataagtgagagagagaaatacagagCCAAAGACAGGGTGATGGAGAGGGCAAGGAAAAGAGCAAGATGGAGTAGGGCACAGGAAAGAGCGGACTTCACCACTAAGCTTTGAATGATCTTGGGCACAGACCATTCCCATTTATCTTCTGGTCATTGTGGGAGTTGGACCAAGTGATCTCCAGGGCCCTGCTGGTACTGACAGTCTGTGGAACTCTCCAGAGagcagaggaggcagagagaaaatgCGATCCGTGTGCCTGCATGcccgtgtgcatgcacacacaggcacgaCGGACACAGGTGTGCCTGACAGGAGTCCCAGGGGGGGAAGGGCAAAGGCAGGAGGGGTCTGGGGCTGTGGAAGTGCTAGAAGAAGGGGGCTGAGCCCCGTGGTCCTCGCTGCTGTCCCTCTCACCGCTGGGCCCCGCAGGTCCTTCTGCAGGAGGCTCAGGATCTGGGCCAGCTCTGAGAAATGATGCTTGGTGCCCACGGGTAGGTAGAAGACCTGGGCTCTTGAGGCCATGTGAGCAGCTGCATCCCTGGTACAGAGTGGAAACCAAGGGAGAGAACCCATTATCCCTTCTGATTGCACCCAAAGTACCTAATTATGGATTTCCCATAATCCTCAAAGGCAGCACCTGGGTGAGGAACAGGCACCACCCATAAGGCCCCCTTTGGGGACTGGTGGTCTTCCCCCCTACCCAGAGCATCTCCTTGAGACACTTTAGCTCAGAGAAGCATCTCCCTTAAGCTGTCCGTCCCAACCCCAGGCTCCCTGGGCTCTGCCTTCGGTCCCCGGCCCCCAGGGATTTAAatcctcttcctcctcatgttCCCAGCCCCGGGGTATCTAGATATAAGGAGGAGGGCTGGGGTTGGGGTGCAGCCACAGCATACAGGCTGAAGCCCCTCTCCTCCCATGGCATCAAGGTGACCCCCTGCCCCTAGGGCTCCATGGATAACTCCAGAGGCCTGGGCCTAGAGTGGGATGCTAAGGGGCCAGAGGTGGGTAAAAAGAAGTCAGGGGCTGCCCATCCCCCAACTGGGCCTGCTTTTGGTTGTGTTCCCTCTAAGAACCCCCTCAAAATGTCCCCTCCTTCTGGAAGCTATCACTGAAGGAAGGCTCAATTTTACTAACCCTCCCTGGGGTGAGACTGTCCTAGGGAGTTGTGTTTAAACCAGGAGTTTCAAAACTTTAGACTTGATTCAGttaaattcagctcagttcaacaAACCTAACTCTGCCCCTAGCCCCTCCCTGTTTTCCAGGCTTTGTGCTTGTTGCTTAGGAGATGATGAAAGTATTAAAGGCCTGATGGGGGCTCTTCAGGAAGAGAAGCAAGTTGGTGGGTGGGgactcctcttccctctcccccaggATCCTCCTCTCCTGGTGCCCTTACCTCATCTCTTGCAGGTCTTGCAGCAGAGTCTGCTGTCCACGGAGTAGGGCACTGACCTTGGCTGAGTCCTGCAGGAGTACCAGCCTCTTCTTTAGGGCCCAGGGCACAGCCCCTCTTCTCAGAGTTCACCTTCCCCGGGGATTTGCAGCCCTCTTCCTTCAGAGGCCTCACTCCGTTACCTGGGCCCTCATTTTGGATACGCTAGGTTTATCTGACCCTTTGCATCTGGGCTTCTGattttcccctcctcccaaacCCTTCTCCCTAAGAAGtcccctttccccctccctccccatcctcaccCCCGACCTGGTCCCAGCCAGTCAACTCCCAGTGCTTGGGCTGCCTTCTTGCCCAGTGACCTGGAGAGGTAGCCACCTCTCTCAGGGGTgggtggagcctggcagggggaGTCCTGGGCCTGGCAGTAGGATCAGGGACACGTGGCCTTGGAGGACCtggtccctcccctctgccctaTTCCATCAGCCCAGGCTCCACTGCTCTGTCCTGAGGACACAATTCAAACCTCAAGCTGCCAGAGCCCAGCAAAGCTCACAGGAGCCGCTGGCCCCTTCTGCCCGGCATCTAACATCTTGACTGAGCTCAGCTCTCAGGCCCCAGGCTGGGTCTGCCATGGGACGTGACTCCCCGGGGGAGAAGCCAGGATGGCAGTGGAGGGGAAACGAGGATTCTGGTGCATCTGAGCATTAAGCAAGCGTATGTGAATCAGATCACATGTGGAGCTACATGCAAATAAGCACCCGGTCTATTTTTGTCACTTGTCTAGAGATCCGCGTCTAAATACCTGGCAACTCCTTTCCCCAGCCCCAGCCATGGGCTCTGTGGGCCTTTGCTTGTGCCaagcccccccaacccccacctcgcTCCCCCATCTGGCAGATCCACGCCACCCTGCCACCTGCAGCATTTCACCCCTGCCCTCCTTtccctccagggcttcccaggtggcgctagtggtaaaggacacgcctgccaatgcaaaaaacagaagagatgcgagttcgatccctggggtgggaagatctagagaagggcatggcaacccacgccaatattcttgccccatggacagaggagcctggtgggatacagtccacgggccacaaagagtcggacacgactgaggcaactagGCACGCGTGCACGCACTCCTGTCTCTCCAGACCCTGGGGGAGACGCGTTCCCGGGCAGAGTGCTTGCCCCTCTTTCTGGACAGAGAGAGCTGACTGGTGCCATCAGAACAGCCTATGGAGCTTGGCTTCTCCGGGCCTGCAGGCCAGACCCTTGGGTGCTCGAAGGGCCACTCACCCATCCTCCCTCAGGCCTGATCCGGCCTGGGGACCCCAGCTGCTGCTTCCATTGCTGCTCAGCCTGCGCCAAGTGCTTGGAGAGACCCTGGAGGGTCTGCAGGATCTGCCTGTGTCTGTGCAGTGTCTCCTCCAGGCCGAAGCTTTGTTCCCCTGGGGATCAGGGCAGAGCGGGGACAGGCAGGCCGCTGGGGTGGGCAACAGATCCTGTCTTTTGAAGCCACCTTGGAGGGGCAGAAACGTGTGGCTTCTGCCTCCAAGACTCCCCTGGAAAGATGTGTCTGGGTGGTGGGGCAGAGCCTGCTTAGATACGGCCTCCTCAGGCGCCCCGCTTCCCACTGGTTAAAGGGCTCTTGGTTTGAAGGGAAGAGGATACTGTGACCCTCAATCGAGTCCCTGGCCCACCTGCCTGTTCCCTGGGTCCCTACCCTCTTCCTGGACTCCATAGTTCAGCTTTGGAGTCATGTCTTCCTTTGTGCCCAGGCCCAGCCTTGCCCGCAGCCCTTCCAGCTGCTTCTCCAGGCGGAGCTGCTCTGTCTCCAGGAAGGGCTGTGAGGGAGGCTGGAGAAAGAAGACACAAACTTAGGCCCCAAATCCAGAGGCAGGCCAGAGGACTCTTCCCACAGGGCCTCCCTCAagccctgcccccttcctgacCAAACAGGCACCTGGCATAGACCCAGTCCTCCCAGCCCTGCTGTACCTCCgccacactcacacactctctctctctcacacacacacactcacacactcacacacacactcacacacacacacacacacacacacacacacacacacacacacacctagttCTCCCTCAGCTCAGCCACCAGGCCCAGTCCTCCCAGCCCTGCTGTACTGCCGATCTTTACACCCGTCTCTCCCACTGTGGCCCAGACCCCAGCAGCTCCCTCAGACCTTTGTCTATGCCACTCCCCCTGTTCCTTCAAGCTCATCTTTGCCATGCCATCTTCCTGCTCCCCTGGCAGGTTAGGACCCCTCAGTGCTCCCACAGCTCCTTAAGGACAGGGCCTGGCTCTGAATCATCTCTGGCCCCCAGCACTTCCCAGCACAAGGCTTGGCCTGAGTAGAGCTCCACAAGCAGATAGAGATAAGGGTTGGAATGACAGGTCTGACAGCTGATGTGAGCAGAGCAGGAGGGGAGGGATCCCTGAGCTGCttctcccccagccctccccccagGGAAGGCCCAGGTTTGGCATTACCTCTGGACCCGGCTCATGCAGACTGAAGGTTAGGAAGGACAGGACGTCATGGTCATCTAGAAAGCAGGGTAGCGAAGGGAAGGGAACTCACTCCCTCAGCCCTCACCCTCGGCCTCCATTATGTTCCGGGCAGGCAAGAGATCTGGGTGACTTTGAGCAGCTCTGATCCTCATCTTTCCTCTCTTCATAGGAAAGGTGTGAGGATCAGATAAGCAGATGGGTGGGCTGTGAGGACTGACTCCAACAGAGAAGTAAAGGGGGACCTCCAGTGAATGGGAAAACTGGACGGTCCTGACCTAGAGCCATGACCACAGGCCAAGCAATACCCTCAGGCCCAGAGCCTGGCTGCTACTGGCAGAAGAACCACACAggggctgcctcctcctcctcgtgACTCTGACCACGTCACTCCCCTCCTTAGAAACCTGCCATGGCTCCTAGAGTCTAAAGACCGTGCCTAGAGTCTAAAGACCGAAGTCCTGGCATTCCAGGATGCCGCCTCTGCTTGCACCCTGCTCTCCGGCTGGGTTCCTCCACAGGCTCTCCATTACACCACATCCTTTTGCTCTATTTCCTAGATGTCCCTTATGGCTGACCCTCTTCCTCTTGCCCCACAGATCCCAGCTAGGGACCCTTGTGGAGCCAACACTGAAATGGAAGTGACCTGTGTTTTACGCCATTTGAGACTTTCATCAACTCTGCTAGGCAGACACGACCTTCCCCGGATGGtaacagagacccagagagggtTTGTGGCTTTGCTGGGTCCCACAGTGAGGAACTGGCTGGCCCCTCCCCAGTGCTTCTTAGAAGTGGTGTTCAGTCAGCGCCGCTCCTCTGCCCAGAAGGCCCTCACCTGCCAGGGTGCTCGTGGCCGCCGAGACCCCAAAGAAACCTCCAGGGGCCAAAAGCAGGGGCCCCACATCGACACAGACCTCATCTGGGTCGCTGGGAGTGAGGCCGCTGTTCAAAGTCACCTGAGGGACACAAAGGCCATGAGTCCCTCACAGGGGGAGCCCACttctctcccccagccccagcaggGGCAGTGTCCCCACATGACTCACTGGCTCCCTGACCCGGAGGGCGGGCAGGCAGCTTGGAATCAGAGTGACGTGGAGGGGCTCGCACACCTGGGCTCATGTCAGCTCTCCCAGGCATGTGCTGGGGGCAAGTTAGGCGTCTGTGTAGAGAGCAGGGATCCCTATGGGTGTTGCCCACGTGTGCCAGGGACCGCACGTGCTGTCACAGGTGTGTCTGTGGGATCATGGGAATCCACAGAGCTCTGAGCCCTGTAACCTGCACTCCCTCCCCGGTGGACCCACAAAGGCAGGAGGGATGACTCACACGCAGCCTCTGCCCCCAGTAGGTGATCCGTGCTCTGAAGGGGTACGGCCGGTTCCGGAAGTCCTGGCGGCAGGAGCCCAGCACCAGGCTGCCTCCTTCCCTGCGGGCACTTGGAATCCAGCCAGGCCACACAGGACCCAAGGCCTAACCAGTGGGGGTGTTCCCGGAGGCCGTGCGCCCAGGCCTGCAGTGCCACCCGCCCCCACTGCTCCTGGTCTAGCTCCAGCCTCCGTTGCTGTATTCTGCTCTAGTAGCAGAAGAGAGAGAAGCGGGAAAGCAAGCCTTGCCTGGCAGAATGCTGGGACTTGGAATCCACGGAAGAGGCTGAGGCCCGCCCTGGGATGTTTCCCTAGGGCTCAGCCTGGACCAACAGTGGGGTTTCTACCCACAATCCCCCAGGCCCACCACCGCCTCCTCGGTCTCCCACTGGCTTCCCTCTGGGCACggcttctctttcctctcctttctgcctTGCTTGGCCCATAGAAGGACAGACAGCACGATGCCCATCCTAGCAGCCAAGGACAATGTGACCAGCCGGCCTCCCCACGGGGGTGAAGCAGCTGGTCCAGAGGGTTAGGAGTGCTGAGACATCCTGAGTGTGTCTGGGCTCATGGACACACAGAAGCTCTCACGGCAGCGAGCCCGTCCCCACCGCCTGCGGCCGAGAGGGGGCAGCACAGAGCAGGGGAGGAGTCGGCTCCAGGTCCCCGGCGTGTGTTTGCCCTCTGAGcccctgtgaccttgggcaagttgcctcACCTTTCCAAACCCGAGTTCCCCCATCTtttaaatgaggataataattgaAACTACCTCATAACATTGTTACGAGGGTTAACCAAGCCATGAGCGTGAAGCGCTTGGCGCAGTGCCTGGCGTACAGTAAGCTCAGGTCGTAAACGTTAGCAATTATTCTAATTGTTATGAGCTAAGAGGGATGTTTGCTAAGAGACACTGATGAACTGGCCCAGCTACTGAGGAGGCATCCTGGCTGCGGAGGGATGGGCAGCCACGTCATTGGAGAGAAAGGGACAGGGCTGGCAGGCACGCAGGCAGCTGGTGCGGGAAAGGGCGTGGACCCTGCACCAGCAAGTCTGGCCTCAGAGCTCAGTTCCGGgcacagctgtgtgacctggggcaaatCACTTCTCCACTCTGGGCTCAACGTCTTCACCTGTAATTGGAGCCTAATAATCCCCACTTCTCAAGAGTGTCAAGATGAGATGATGGGAGTGAAAACGCTGAGCACAAGGCCTCACCCTGTGTCATTTCACTACCCCCGCTGCCCTGGGGCTGTTGGCTTCAGTGACTTGAGGACTCCGGGGAGTAATTCCCAAGAAGAGCAAGCAAACCCTGGTCCcaggccctggaggaggcataGCTTGGACCTAGTGAGAGGGGGGCCCTGGGCAGTGTCATCAGCTCAGATgagaggacagcaaggagaccaccGCCCTGGGAGGGGGGTTCTCCGTCAGAGGCCAGGGCAGGGCACAGTGGGCCGTGTGGGTAACCACCGAGCTCCTCGTAGCCCAGGAATGAGGTAGGGGTCAACCCAGGCGGGCCCTTACCCAAGCGGCTCGTAGGGGGTGTGCCCATCTCTGGCCAGCACATGGATGGCAGGGCTGTTCTGTGTGGGAAGTGACAAGCAGCCTGAGACCCGGGCACAGGGCAGAGGGTGAGGGTGTGGGTGGGACGACGGACAGGAGACCACCACTCACCTGGGGATCTTGGGCTGAGGAGTCGAAGAGGATTCCAATGCCGTCCCCCAAGTCCGGCGCCCCCAGGACAGGGCCTACCTGGCCCCTGCCCTGGGTGTACCACACGGCCTGCAGGTCCGCAGCTGCTCAGCTCAGGGGTCCCTGCAGGACGCTGGGACCCCGGGCTCACCACCAGCTCCTCTGACCCACCCCCTCTGCTGGACTTTCATGGGGACCACTTACCATGCCCTGGGCTCCCCGGCGCCCCGGCCCGGTCACCCTCATCTGTATCTCCACCTCCCAGGCAGGGAAGAGGATGGGGGTTGTACTCCACACGGCGCCACTCCGGTTCCGCATGGATGGGGCCAGCCGTACCTCCTCCAGGCCCGGGATGGCATCTGCGGGCCAGGGCAGCTCAGGGCTTGGGCCCCACCAGCCCCTGTTCCCCCATCACTCTCTCTCACTGGTCTAGGCTGGGCtccagaaggaggaaggaaggaacatTACAGCCAGTGGTAATAAGCTGGCTGGTCAGACAGTGGAATCCATTGAAGAAATGGGGATTGGGTCTTTGCcagggggagggagggtcagCAAAGTCTCCAGACACACATGGAGCTCTTTACCTGCATTCTCACATAAGCCTCACTGCAAGTCTGTGCAGCTTGCTTTTATAGGGCcccattttatcttttaattatttattatactaTTTTTGGCCActtggcatgggggatcttagttccccaaccagggatcgaacccatgaccccagcagtggaagcttagagtcttaaccactggaccatcagggaagtcccaagaccccattttatagatgaggaagctgaggctcagaaaaattaaggaaCTATGTGAATGGGTACCCAGCTCCCTCTGACTCCAAAGTACAAGCCATTTCCACCATGAGAGAGATTTGTGtccaaagggaatggcaacccactccagtactcttgcctggagaatcccatagagagaagagcctggagggccacagtccacggagtttcaaagagttggacatgactgagcaagtgagcatgggagcattgtgtttctcagaggaggaagaggggccTATGAGGGAAAGGACAGGCTGGAGACCATGAACACAGGGGAGCACCCTGAGAGAAGAACCAGGCAGAGGGCCAGGACTCCAGGCTGTGGACACATGGGTATGTCCAGACACAGGCGGGCCTTCCTGGTGGGGGCACCTAGGGGGCATCTCAAGGTGGGGAAAGCATGAAAGCAGAGGTGGGAGCTGGCCATGAGGGATGGAGTGAGTGTGAGAATTACCACTGatatgggtgggatggggggagagggaaggaaggagtgagaaactgaggcaggtTTGGCAGGAAATGGAGAAGGGAGACCAGAGGCCCTGCCCCAGCTGCCTCCACTCCCCTGCGGCCTGCCAGCCTGGAACCTGGCCCAGGGCCCAGACCCTGCCAACATGTCCTGGAGACTGCTAATCCAGCCTGTTTGCTCAGCAGAGGCcagagctgggggcagggaggctcaGAGGCTGCAAGGCCAGGAGGGCTGAGCCCTTGGGAGCCGCCACCACCTCTGAACTAGCATGCAGGAGGCGGAGGTTGCCCATGTCTGCCACACTTCTGCACTGGGCCTCCGGTGGATTGTTCAGGGGACCTCACTGCAGACTGTAGGCTCCTCGAAGCTGACTCAGGCCTGGGGCACAGAGGACGTGGGGGGAGTCGGATAAAGGGATGAATGATGAATGGACACTGAGCGTATCTCTGAGTGACCTTGAAGAATGTGCCTCTGCTCCCCCATATGTCCTGGAACACCCCAGACTTGGCGTGGCCCAGAACAATGACTGTGGTCCGGGTCCTACCATCCTGGGCCTGAGGCTCTGTGCTATGGGGAACAGCCTCCTCCTTTGTTAACCTCCTGGGTCTTTGTGAGGGAGAACTGGGCCCAAAAACCCTGCTAAGAGGGCCTGTCTTCTTCAAGGGATATTTGCTCTGGTCTCAGGAATTATGCTGTTTTTCAGAAATTACAcctcatagacacagaaatacacactGGATCTGCTTTCTCTCTTCGGTTTGACTGCTAGGAGGCTCTAAACCAGGTTCATGGCTCAACTCTGAAGAGTGGACAGGCTTCACAGCCTATATTTTGGCAGCAAACCATGTTCTTGGACTCATTTCATGCCTCAGTCCTAAGACTATGTCTCATTCTTCTGGCTCACTCCTAATTTAAATTCCTCTCAGTTGCATAGGTCCATATAAGTCCTCAAAAATCTTTTTAGGACAAGACCGAGTAGAAGACAGATTCTTTGTAGGTCTGGGTTTGGAAGGCCCTGAATACAACATATGGGCTAAGATGCTCTTGTGCTTGCTTCCACCCAACAAACACACAGGACAGGGCTGGGGCCCTCTCTGGTGAAAGAGCTGGCCATGAGGAAGCCTCCCTCCAGGCTGCGCTCAGGTCTCCTGGACAGCCACAACCTGACCGTGTAGAGCCAGAGTTTTGGTCTGTGCTGATCCAAGCTGCCTTGCGTCTACGAGTCCGAGACTCAGCCTgttagcgtgtgtgtgtgtgtgtgtgtgtgtgtgtgtgtgtgtgtgtgtgtgtgttcacaggcCCATGAGGCAGGGTGGTGAAGGGTTCTCCAAGGAGAggtgagaagaggagagagaagtccCAGGGCAGAGAAGGGGAGACGCAGAGAGAAGCTGAGGCTGAGGGGTAGCGGTGGGGCTGTGGTGGTGGAGTAGGAGCCAggtcggggtggggggttggTCCTGGGGCCCGTGGCACTGTCTGCCCTCTGGCCTGGCCCCGTCTTGGGCAGTGGCTGTACCGGCAGGCCCACTCCCCACCGAGTCACGGCCACCCAGAGCTGGTCAGCCCCTCCAGTGT
The window above is part of the Dama dama isolate Ldn47 chromosome 13, ASM3311817v1, whole genome shotgun sequence genome. Proteins encoded here:
- the LMAN1L gene encoding protein ERGIC-53-like; amino-acid sequence: MRVVRGLDPLLCLLLLVLLDPHSPEGGHLPQRRFEYKLSFKGPRLALPGVGIPFWSHHGDAIPGLEEVRLAPSMRNRSGAVWSTTPILFPAWEVEIQMRVTGPGRRGAQGMAVWYTQGRGQVGPVLGAPDLGDGIGILFDSSAQDPQNSPAIHVLARDGHTPYEPLGEGGSLVLGSCRQDFRNRPYPFRARITYWGQRLRVTLNSGLTPSDPDEVCVDVGPLLLAPGGFFGVSAATSTLADDHDVLSFLTFSLHEPGPEPPSQPFLETEQLRLEKQLEGLRARLGLGTKEDMTPKLNYGVQEEGEQSFGLEETLHRHRQILQTLQGLSKHLAQAEQQWKQQLGSPGRIRPEGGWAQDSPCQAPPTPERGGYLSRSLGKKDSAKVSALLRGQQTLLQDLQEMRDAAAHMASRAQVFYLPVGTKHHFSELAQILSLLQKDLRGPARAAAKDPHSPGRSPRVSSCLQPGIFLFFLLIQTVGFFCYVHFRWKLDMGLQDYLSTCSLPLSSTPQIPRALGALRRQPFSPSIQA